TCTCCATGGAGTCCTGGATGGACACGGGCGGGTCGATCGCCTTCAGCTCGACGCGCGAGACGCGGATGCCCCACTTGCCGGTCGCCTCGTCGAGGACGACGCGCAGCTGTCCATTGATCTCGTCGCGGCTGGTCAGCGCCTCTTCCAGGTTCAGGCCGCCGACGACGTTGCGGAGGGTGGTCGTGGTGAGCTGCTCGACCGCGCCGAGGTAGTTCGCGATCTCGTAGGTCGCGGCCCTGGCATCCGTCACCTGGAAGTACACCACCGTGTCGATCGAGACGACGAGGTTGTCCTCGGTGATCACGGGCTGCGGCGGGAACGATACGACCTGCTCGCGCATGTCGATCAGCGGGCGGAGCCGGTCGATGAACGGCACCAGGATGTTCAGGCCGGGGGCGAGGGTCTTGTGATACCGGCCCAGGCGCTCGACGATGCCGGCCGTCGCCTGCGGGATGATGCGGATCGAGCGTGCGATCGTGACGAGCACGAAGATGATGACGGCGATCGCCAGGATCCAGGCGATCGCGGTGGGAATGAACGAGGTGTCGTCCATCAGTGCTCCTGTTCGGTGACGGGGCGGACGATGGCGGTGGCGCCGTTGATCGCTGCGACGGCGACGCGGCTGCCCTGGATGATCGGGCTGCCGTCGGCGCTGCGCGCGGTCCAGGTGTCGCCGTTGCTGAGCTTGACCTGACCCGAGATCTGGGTGATGTCCTGCAGCGCGGTTCCGCGCAGGTCGATCAGCGCTTCGACGTTCGACTTCGTGGGATCCTCGCCGCGTCGCAGGCGATGCAGCAGCGGTGGTCGCAGGAAGAAGATGAACACGGTGGCCGCCGCGCCGGCGATGATCACCTGCGCCCACACCGGGAGCCCGAGCAGGTCGGTGACGAGTCCGATGGCACTGCCGAACGAGAGCATCAGGAAGGTGAAGTCGAGGGTGAGCATCTCGATGACGAGGAACACGGCGATCAGCACCAGCCAGCCGATCCACGCCCACTGCTCGACGCCGGTGAGGATTGCCTCGAAACCGTCCATGCGCCCTCCCTGCGGTCAACCTACCACGCGGCTGCGACGGGGGATCGGCGGTGCATGCGTTGTAGGGTTGGGAGGTCGCGTTCCCCGCGATCTTCCGCGCATCACGAGGAGTCAGGAATGACCCAGGTTCTCCCTGCCGGATCCCTCGACGGCAAGGTGGCGCTCGTCACCGGGTCGTCTCGAGGCATCGGCGCCGACACCGTCCGCTACTTCGCCGAGGCCGGCGCGGACGTCGTCATCAACTTCCGCAACAAGGCGCCCCGCGCCGAGAAGCTCGCGAACGAACTGCGCGGGCTGGGCCGCCGTGTGCTCGTCGTCGGTGCGGACCTCACGGACCCCGACTCGCTGGCCGCGATGTTCGACACCGTCCGCACCGAGTTCGGACGCCTCGACGTGCTCGTGCTCAATGCATCCGGCGGCATGGAGTCGGGCATGGAGGAGGACTACGCGCTCACCCTGAACCGCGATGCGCAGGTCGGCGCGCTCAAGGCCGCCGAGCCGCTCCTGGGCGAGGGGGCGCGCGTGGTGTTCGTCACGAGCCACCAGGCGCACTTCATCCGCACGACCCCGACGATGCCCGAGTACGAGCCGGTCGCGAAGTCCAAGCGCGCCGGTGAGGACGCCCTGCGCGAGCTGATCCCGGGCCTTGCGGCCAAGGGCATCGGCTTCACTGTCGTCTCCGGCGACATGATCGAGGGCACCATCACTGCCACGCTTCTCGAGCGCGCGAATCCCGGTGCGATCGCCGGACGTCGCGAGTCGGCCGGCAAGCTCTACAACGTGTCGGAGTTCGCCGCTGAGGTCGCCCAGGCAGCGGTCGACCCGGTGCCGGCCGACAACACCCGCCTGGTCGGCGACACCTCGGACTTCGCCACCGAGTGAGCATGTGAGACGGAAGGGGCGGCTCGTGGATGCCACGAGCCGCCCCTT
This is a stretch of genomic DNA from Microbacterium sp. YJN-G. It encodes these proteins:
- a CDS encoding SPFH domain-containing protein; the encoded protein is MDDTSFIPTAIAWILAIAVIIFVLVTIARSIRIIPQATAGIVERLGRYHKTLAPGLNILVPFIDRLRPLIDMREQVVSFPPQPVITEDNLVVSIDTVVYFQVTDARAATYEIANYLGAVEQLTTTTLRNVVGGLNLEEALTSRDEINGQLRVVLDEATGKWGIRVSRVELKAIDPPVSIQDSMEKQMRAERDRRAAILTAEGSKQSQILEAEGQRQAAILKAEGDKQAAVLRAQGEAEAIQNVFSAIHQGQPDDKLLAYQYLQMLPKISESQSSKLWIIPSELTEALKGIGTAFTPRPGSASADRDA
- a CDS encoding NfeD family protein, with amino-acid sequence MDGFEAILTGVEQWAWIGWLVLIAVFLVIEMLTLDFTFLMLSFGSAIGLVTDLLGLPVWAQVIIAGAAATVFIFFLRPPLLHRLRRGEDPTKSNVEALIDLRGTALQDITQISGQVKLSNGDTWTARSADGSPIIQGSRVAVAAINGATAIVRPVTEQEH
- a CDS encoding SDR family oxidoreductase is translated as MTQVLPAGSLDGKVALVTGSSRGIGADTVRYFAEAGADVVINFRNKAPRAEKLANELRGLGRRVLVVGADLTDPDSLAAMFDTVRTEFGRLDVLVLNASGGMESGMEEDYALTLNRDAQVGALKAAEPLLGEGARVVFVTSHQAHFIRTTPTMPEYEPVAKSKRAGEDALRELIPGLAAKGIGFTVVSGDMIEGTITATLLERANPGAIAGRRESAGKLYNVSEFAAEVAQAAVDPVPADNTRLVGDTSDFATE